Sequence from the Zeugodacus cucurbitae isolate PBARC_wt_2022May chromosome 5, idZeuCucr1.2, whole genome shotgun sequence genome:
TGCTGCTGTTTGTGGAGGGCCCACCACCACCGAATGATCTGTGGTTGGCGGCGGTCCAGTTATAGCCTGCGGTGATGGTGTCGTGCTTACACCCTCCTACAATAAATTCACGCAAAAGAGATAAAAGAGAAATATTCAAGTAATTTAAATAGGCTCCATGAACATATGAATATAGTGAAAGGCGATGAAAGGAAGGGAAAGTAAAAGGAGCAGGCAATTTTCATCGCTGtcgaagcaaattaaaaagtaaactgTGCTGAGGCGTGAAAGAAAAAATAgacataaaaagtaaataaaaccgCAATTGACATTTTAATGAGCTCTCCACAGTGGGCACTGGACAGACGGAAATTGCAATCACGTTCAAGCCAAAGCttgacacacacaaacacatgcctCGTCGTGCACTTACCTTGATTTCGGCTGTTTCCGGTACCGAATACCTTTTGCGCTCGTAGTGTAGCTCACGCTCGATGGATCGACTGCGAAACGCCGGCGGACACGAACGACCTGGTGGCGTTTGTATGCGGGGCGCTGTGGTCGTTCCGCTACTGCTGCTGCCAGCGCCAGTCACgtgctgttgttgcagttgctgttgttgttgtgactggcCCGAGTCGTGGGTGGACTCTTCTCGCTCGTGCCTgcttgtgattgttgttgctgctgatgttgttgttgttgcaactgatATTGTCGCTTATGCTCCTCACGTTTCTGCTGTCGGCGAATCTCCAAATCGAGCAAACACGCCTCACGTGCTTCTTTATCGCGCTGCAAAACACACGCAGGAAAGAAGAGATTGGGTACATTTAGAATATATTGCTTGGTAAGAGAGGGAGTAGGTGTGTGttgttttaataaatcattCATTAGAAACTTGAAATTACCTTTTTTTCGCACTCTTTCTATCATCTATGATTTTTGTCTTACTTttgaatgtgtatatatatgtatatgagtgtatgtatgtatgtatatgcatatcttTTTATATGGTTTTTTTCACCTTGTAATTGATGGCGTCCTGCTCCTCTTTCTTCGCTTCGCGTTCGCTGCGCTGTCGGTCGCGTTGCTTCTCCTCGTCCGTTTGCGATGTTTTGCTGTCTGCAATTCAGTTACAATCAAGTTTGTATCGATCAAATTTAACTAAACGAACTTTCAGATTGCATTTCTTTTTGCTTGTCGCAAGCATCATTCACGTAATGGAAACGTAAAACGTAATGCTAAATAATAAAcagtttatttatgtttaattttaattcaaaattttatttatttagtcaagtttaatataacatacaggctaatattgaaatatatagagattattaatctttaattgaaaataaaaacagtaaattatatattgatgcATATTTAGGCTAGTTGGCGcataatttacatttatacatatatattatcgaTCCGTCAGGTTAAAAGGTTGTTGTAGCTTTCGCCtatctaaatataaatactatGTGAGGCACCCACAAACTTAAGATGACATTAGTAACCCTTTAACTGCTAGAAGTCTAGTATTTTTTCGATTCACGAGCATTTAGCATAAGACTGGAAGACATCCATGAACGATCCTAGGATATGTCAATCTCTAGACAAACGCACACTCTAAGTATTTTATTACTTCTTATGCTACTCGTATGTGTCATCCATAGCATTGTTATTTTAGAATCGATAAGTGCCTACTTCATGAGCCtttgtgtactttatataattATTCTATAATTGTTCATGGGGTACTTGTACACTTGATGTTTTTCGACTGCTATGCAAGCGGAAACTCTACTTTGAAATTGATTTCTACTACAGTATTTTCCAAACTATGATATTAATTTAGACTATTAACCAATAATCTATGAAGATATGGTCAATATACCTCCAATATATTCAAAGGTGACATTGGACTagtcctgagatatggtttatgacccgAAAGTTTTCTTGTATCATCTTCACTATCAAAACAATTGCTTCTTGCATTTTTAATTACTGAATTAACGCACTTTCCATTGAttaggaaattaaataaaatgtcaacAGTTGGTCATTCATAAATTATGCCCAAAcaaatcaacacacacacagccgcCCATTCATTTCCTTTTACCCCAGAGacgttgcaattaattgcatttggTTTTGCCTCTATGTGGGAGAACAAGCGATAAAAGCCTTTTCGATTCATACACATGGTTTgatgtataatatatttctattcACATACGCACTAGTGTACTTCTGACCTGTATATATTCCCCAATGTTTTGTGAGCATGACAGCAGTTGCAACCTACGCAAGCTCGGACTTTCGTTcacttaataataatatcattATTAATGGAAAATCATTAAAACTTCAAATTATCATTCAAATTAtagcataaatttataaaaaattaaaaaaacattatgtTCAACTAGCTGCGAGAATTTATATCGCTcgtaaaaataatacatttatcaatacttaattaaacaagtaaggaaaggctaagttcgggtgcaaccgaacattttatactctcgcaatttattgaagaaatttaaccaatacatatggggcattctctggaaaaaaagccacttgaaaaaaaagttctttattttctttggcaatgatatatcttatagtacatgtaaaacctaaaataaaacatggttttaggtctgtgtaacgctgggttgccatattataaggggccaaagttttttgtaaacaaattttcgaaccgccataactttaaaactaatgaacacattttaaaacaccatgtgacttttttgtacagaatttcgcaaactttgaaactgtatatcgtaaaaatttttaaaattaatatttcatagcaaaaaataaaaattttttttttttttggaatttttaaccctttatgcccccttcgatttttttcgaaaatatcttaaaatgttccttatttcatcacctttttaccctccaaagggaattttgggacagcaatatttgtatgagctacaaataaaaaaacaactcagaacatgatgaaaaatcattgatttatgcactattattatcagaatttagcgtatataatatataatgttcggttacacctgaacttagcccttccttgcttgTAAATTTGGATGACAATACGGAATACACTCAAAATGGTTTGGAGAAATTTAATGTAGCAATTGGACAAACAAGAGCGTAGCTGATATTGAAATAGGATATGCAGAGTTCGATCGACTATATTTTGACTATTTAAAcctgatttttaattattttgtattgttatttaaacaaatttataatatcTACTTTGAGCCTCCCAGGCTTCTCATACTGCCGACTAATTACAATCATATAAATTGCGTTGTTGCTTATGTCCcgattgttgtttttgatatttttatactctcgaagcaaagttgctaagagagtattatagatttgttctcataacggttgtttgtaaaagagtggagttcaaatccggatgtctgtctgtccgtccgtccgtctgtccgtctgtccgtgcatgctgtaacttgagtaaaaattaagatatcttgatgaaacttggcacacttatttcttggctccataggaaggttgctttcgaagaaaaATCGTTGCAAAATCGgaatactgccacgcccacaaaatggtgaaaaccgaaaacacataaagtgccataactaagccataaataaagctatggaaataaaatttggtacacaggatcgcactatgaaggggcatatttggatgtaatatttttgtagaaatgggcgttgccccgccctctactaagtttttttctacatatttcgtaaaccacttaagctatatcaaccaaactttctagaatcgtttcttttaactactaccttatacagtccaaatagGAGGCAATCGGGtgataatcacgcccacctcccatacaaaggttacgttgaaaattactaaaagtgggttatctcactaacgaaaaacgtcagaaacactaaatttcacataagaaatggcagatggaaccttcactcagatttttttttacaaaatgaaaatgggcgtggcgccgcccacttgggggcaaaaaccatatctcccaAACTACTCGAcctatatcaatgaaacttggtttttaatattttccttacatcctaatgatatatagtgaaaataggccaaatcggttcacaaccatgcgtacctcttatataccagaactttgatgccgatctgaatcgtttacattacaatatataaagtaagcagtagtgaagatatcgatgcagaactttgcacaaatactacgtttgtagtgtgacagccccattctaaaaaacgccgaaatcggaccattggttCCCAAAGtcccatatattgaacatgaggacatcggtgcttctaacctaataatatggtttccaactttcaatgaactttacacaatatatatgaagaataagtgggtcaaattgtgtattatataatattaattaagttaaataaataaattgcgagagcataaaatgttcgctgacacccgaacttagcccttccttacttgttgttgatgctgtttTTGTTGGCTTGGTGGTGAGTGCGGCGCGCCTGATGGAAATTTACGTTGAGACACATTCATCAAATATTTGGAAACGTTCGGTGGTGGCACCATGTTGCACAAAAAACTTTTCTTAGCTCTTTAAAGAATACTCGCATGCATAAACACAAACAATTGTTCACATGGTCGCTttaagcttttaaaatattcacaCGTTTAAGAAcactaataatttgtttatagttTTACAAACGTTTTGCATGCCACACTCTCAAACACgcacttcaaatatttatttttattcttgtcGTTTTGTTAATATTCAACAGTTATTCTTATTATACGCCAGTACAAAAAGCAATAAACTTCGCCGGCAGCAGGCTGCACGCAACCTTTATGCGGCAGGAAATCAAATCGAGTGACCGGCCACGTTGACCGTCTTCCATTCTCATATTCCTCTGTCTGCAATAACTGTAATTATAAATACCGTTACATGCAATTGCAACTATAATGAGTCGTTTGTGCTGTGCGCCAGCACGCTCCGACTATTGTCGTACCCCCCTTGTCTTAGCGCACAGCTGTCTTGTTCGCGTAGCGCGTGCTTTGCAACCTCACTGCCACgactcaacaacagcaacgaaatAAGGCGACTAAAGCACGCCACGGCGACGCGTATTTGCCGCTGTCAGTTAAATAGTGGGGCAACACTCGGACACATACTGGCATTGTGACCCACTAAGTGTCGCTACTTATGGGCTGCCGTTAAGCGAAACATTCGAGCCACCACATTCGAAAGTCGTGACTCTTTTTCGCTAGATTAGCGCTAGCAAATGTGCCGGCATTCCCCATTACTGTGTGTGGTAGCCGTGGTATTGTGTCTGTTTGATTAGCTATATGTAGTCTTTTAACGCTATATTTATCAACCGTTAGATATTTGTGTGAGTGTATAAACGATTGCATCAAGCACagtgaccaatttcaatgatttgAATGATTTGAAGCAAATGTATTAATTCTGATATTCATATTAGAATCGTTATTATTTTGCTTAGGTCGTTTTGCGTCGGGATTTGTATTATCGCAGGCGTTTTTCAagatgaattttataaaaactaagcTTTTTAGATAGAATTTTTAAGATTTGCTGCGTATCTGTGCTTGAACTATACAAAGAAACAACATTTTTCTGAGTACAGATACATGAGTGGTGTCTTTTAAAAGTATAAGTGatggtaaatatgtatgtaaaatcaACTTCCACTTGACATTTAGCTCATTCTCTGAATCAAagaatcaaaattaattatctCAATTTCTGTGTCTGTTGATATTTCTGAAGCTATAAGCCAAGCTAATTTCTTCAGTCAGTCATCGAGAATGGCGTTTCCTCCTCATATACTTTAAAAGATCACGTGCCCCACTCTATTGATTATATGGTAGCAAAACTTAAACtcaacacatataaatataaactaattAGTGCAAAAACAATTGCTTTGTAATACCATTACCATAGTCATAATAGGAAATGCAATAATCAGGTTAGACCTTTGGCAGCAGTTGACAAAATGGTTTGGCGCCGCTTGTTGGCGGCAAAACTAAAGAATTCACCTACCAGAATGATACTAAGAAAGGCAAGTTACCACACTATGAACAATTTATTACGCCTAATACATAACTGAGCTAAGTAAGATTGAAACTTAGCGCAAGAAATTTGTACgaataaaagcacaaaatatatgttgcgtatacgccctggCAGACCATATGcacatgtgtgtttgtattagtgatgagcgatattgctttttttgaatcactgtgatttcagtgattgctacttttaaatcactgtgattttttattgctattgcgatcacaataaaaaaaaaacgaatttatgagaatttgtactccattttttttttaattttttacatatacattttcattaattttaaaaatatccaaaatttacctgcttttgtaatcactatcactaattaataaattttgggtacatttaactgcttttataatcaccgtatccaaaattatcgaaatcacaactaaaatttctactgATCACTGgacagtgattgctattttcgaactgatattggtactgaacagtgattgctactttcgaactgatattgttacagtgatcgaattagaattactgaactcgtatatgtactgtgatcgaacaaaagcactgaacttctctatagctaatgtgatcgaactcaaattacttaacTGCAATATCGAttttaaatcactgatatttacaaaaattgatcgctaTTGCTATACgggatttttcaatcacagtgaaaaaatcaccggtagagaaatatcgctcatcactagtttGTATAGAGTGTACTTGCAAATAGATAGTACACCCACTCAGTAGCCACGGCTAtagacataaaataaaatgtaataaaaatgtataatggtGTATAACATTGGCGGCACCCGCAAACCGGTGCTTTGAAATGCTTACACACCTAAAGACATACCTAGACAAGTTCATTTTAGGGAggttaatacatatacatatatatatatacatatatacatacatacatttattcgaaaaataataacttttgtgatacaaatatatatattcacactGTCCGTTAATGGCATATCCACAGGTTaagttacatatttatttatacacgtTCTCTATTCTTTTGTGTATTTCACAAGCCATTTACCAATTTAGGCTCCAATGACAGTGACCGGTTAATAGCTCATGACATGGTTGTGTATGTGTGGTTTGAGCTTTTGGAATTAGTAAATAAGTATTAAtaacaaacacattttttaccACACTCAAGTTACGTTAaagaaaaatcaatatatatttttacatacaataacaataacacatgTGGGCgtttgaacaaaaatatattttttcataggtATGTCCAAAGGGGCATAATAagataatatttcaaaactagttTTCAATATGTAAATTGTGTGGAAATATAACTATGGAAGTACTTTTTTAAACGGTAATTTTTTCGGATTTCTTATTCCGATATCCGATAACCAGAATGGTTTTGTAGTTATAACTACCAAAAAATAgctatactactattatttcCGTCTGTATCACTGAAGTAGTTCCTTGTTCAATATGGAATATCGTTAAATTTTCATTCTGCGCACCAAAGACAATACGTCTTCAATATTCTTCGCTTAATGTACCGCAGTTATTTGCACAAGCTTCAACAGATCCATTGTACAATTCTGGAGACAATATAAGCTCTTTTCAAAATCCTATCGCCCTGCTTCACAACATTACAATAATCGTCGAATAATAATCATGGAACGCAactcaaatatatttgaatacttTTCAATAAGGActagattaatttatttttaattacaattaaattttatacttcTTAAACCTTTTCCACAAAGGAAAAATTCGTACATTTGTCCTTCACATATTTCTTTAAATCGCTGGCATTTTCATTAATCACAAAATGCTTTTAAATTCTGCGGATTTTACCTTCACCTCTTCCAAGTTGCATGAATAATTGCATTTGTGGCACATAAAGCGACGCTTAGCCAACCACTCTTATTTATATCGGTCACCATTGCAGTAGGTTTGAGTTGTTTTGCGGGATGTTGGAAATTCAGTTGACATTGCATTTTATTTCGTTTCTCTCTTACCTAAACAAAAACTTACTGTTGCAGCCGCTGCTTTGGATTCGAGCTTTTAAGAAATGTCAATAGAAGAGGAAACATTGCAAATGGCCCTGAATTTGAGTTGATCTTTAGTTATACTGTGACGATGTCATATTAGAATCACCGAGCGTATTTATGAGATGAAAACTTTTTTCCACCCCTTCAACAGATTTCGAATCAAAtagctttcaaaaatatttttaagccttttgagtaaaattaatttattaaaaattgcaaccattccaattatttttgcaaataatacATACAGGGGGGCTGATGAAAGccgctacaaaaaaaaatttaaaaaacttttttcctatttaatgaatctggttattttttttcttttttgttttgcagattgacttttacatttaacaaaaatggaTAACTGGGACACTGAAACAAGAATTTGGATTGTCCGCCGCTATCACGCCCTGGAGTCCGTAGTTTCGGTTCAAAGAGAGTATAGGCGCACGTTTGGCGGCAATCCTCCGAGCAGATGGACCATAATGAGACTTGTAAACAATTTTGCCGAGCATGGGACAGTCAACAGAAGACCTTACCATCGAAACCCTTCAGTTCGAACGGAGGAAACAATCGCTGCTTTAGCTGCTGCCATACAAAACAATCCACGTGTTTCGACAAGAAGCTTATCTGCTCAAATGGGTGTAAGCAGACAGTCATTACAGTCAATTATGCACAGAGATTTGGACTTATTcccatataaaattcaaatggcCAACAAATTGAACGCTGCAGACTTGCCGATTCGCTTGGAATTTTGACAGAAGATGCTTATGAGCTGATATCCAGAAACTCACATTCCGTTGGCAATCCAGGTCGCCTGACCTTACTGCACCTGACTTTTTCTTGTGGGGTTATTGCAAACAGGAAGTCTACAAAGCAAAACTAACAAATTTGAATGAACTAAGGCAATCCATTCGAGAAACAATTGCGGCTATTCTCCGAACTCAACTCTCCGAACAGTAATGGACAACTTTTTGGTAAGATGCCGCACATGCATCAACGAGCAGGGGGGCatttaaattccattatttttaaaactaattaagccatatttaataaaattgaatgagctttaatatgaataaaagaaaaatgaaatccatacactgaaaaaaaaaat
This genomic interval carries:
- the LOC105219877 gene encoding probable serine/threonine-protein kinase dyrk1 produces the protein MCDSHNELLRQTQTPQMTVNKQDSPLGTPTKLANQFWFSYPPPGAGVCSSNSKTSQTDEEKQRDRQRSEREAKKEEQDAINYKRDKEAREACLLDLEIRRQQKREEHKRQYQLQQQQHQQQQQSQAGTSEKSPPTTRASHNNNSNCNNST